The segment GAGGCATAGTTGTGCCCTAAGTTTGAAACTTCGGAATTCAAGTTTCCAGTTCATATCTATTTCTTTTTGGGGTCATTTGGATGAAAAAATTGTGCTGAATCAATCCTTATTATCCTATCAACACGGTGATCACATTTCAAGAATTAAATCAGGTGAGAACTGACTTCAAAGGGGACAAATGCGTCTTGCGTCACAGAATTGCGCACAGCTATTATAACAAGATACCGATCAGGTCAGAAATCAATTCAATCAGGAGCCTCGGAACATCAATGATTCAAATAACCTGCCTCTTCTGCTGTGGGCTGACTGCTGGGTGGATCGTTGGATAATTCACCCCCAGTAATGTGAGAGgaaactctgctgtctgttaATCATTCATGGCGGTTCCGCTTCAGTGAGCGCGCTCCTCCTGGCCCACTATCCTGTCTAATCATGTAACATGGTGAGCTGACACATTTACGCACGGGGACATAATGATGCGTCATATTTGTTATGAAAAAAGTTGAGTACAATTCGTGTACTGCCAATTAAAAAAGGCCACGTGACTCAAGTCCATGCATTTATAATGTCAAAAAAACGAtatatggtttttttttttttttaaattgtctgtAAATGAATGTGTGCCTGATTAATCAAGCTGTCCCCCATGTTTAGACTGACTGAACCGAAACCTGTGTTCCTAAAGATAAAATCTATGACTGGCACATCCATCTGAATGTGAACAGCCACCACAGGACTCCACATCACGACGAAATGCAACCTGATAGAATGTCTTTCTTTCTGCGGTGTCTCTGTTCACTCACTGTTCTATTCATGCAGCCACACGCGCTTTAAAGTCCGAGTGGAGTCTGACAAAAAGGGGGACCAGTATCGAGTTTCCCAGGCTCAACAATGGGGATCAGGTCAGGTTGCGTTCAattgttgttttctgttcatGTGCAGCATGCTGCTGACTAGTCTGAATCCTCTTCTACCTTTACAATAACACACTGTGGCCCCTTTGGAAGCTTTAATTATACTTAATTACCAACAAGGGCGTAGGTTTAGTGTCTATATTGGAGGGAACAGCTATGAAATGGGGGGTTAGGGGTCCTAAAACACAATATTTGCTACATTCTGGTGATAATATAAGCACtagtttgtgtcttttctgtgtcaatttgtgttgtaaatgtctatAATATTAAAGTAAGGCGCTACTTAAGCGTTTTAATTGGGAAGGGGGACAAATACACGTTCTAAATATTAAGGGGGGCATGTCACCTGTGGGCCCCCCCCAAAAGCTACGCCTATGATTACCAATAATCTTCAAAAAATATTCCACAACTCGACACCACATGTAGGagtaaatatgtattttttacttCTGATAAAGACAAAGGCTGCCATTATGGAAATCTGAAACTCTACTTTCATGCTTGTTATCCATTtggctgcagcacacacacctgtcaggCAGAGGAAAgctaaaggtcaaaggtcaccagaACAGCTGAATAGCCACAGCTCAGTCACACCAAGGTCATACTCAACATTCCTCTCAGAAAAGTGTATCTAAAAGTTAAACTCTGAGTTAATGATCTCAAGTTTAAGATACTCATAACCAACATTTGGGAAAACTTTATTGATCAATAACAACTTCACTTTACACATCTTTTCTTTCCCAAAAACCTCCTCATCACGGAGGTGCACTGACTACAGGCAGCTGCGACCTTAGCCCACTGAAACAGCGCCATCTTACGTCCAACAGAACAAGTACATCCTTTACGTGCAGAATGAAACTCAACAATATTATCGTTTACATTTCAATGTAAAACTAAATTCTTATTCAAATCAATTTTATATGTTGGCAAGAAGTCTTTGTCATATTTATCAAAGCCTTTACTGAGGTACATTGCATTGCTTTGGAAAGAAAACCCTCATATTCCGTTACACCTGTTACTGAGCTACAATATTATTACAACAATTAATGAGCCGACACACTtccagggctccagactaactttTTTTAGTCAGAGCACTGCAGCCCCTAACTGAAAAATTTAGGAGCACAAGCATAAAAATTAAGGGGCACACCTTAAATTGTCCTGCAACACAATTATTCACACTTTTGGCCATTTTAACTGCATCATAAACTATATGTAGTCTGCTGTATATTAACATTCGACTGTTTTAACTATTGAAGTATTCAGCATCACAGAGACATGTGGTCAGTGGGGCgagaggattcttaaaataacatctgtacagatatGAAGCCCTGactaatgaaagctgttgtcttgtatttttttcctctgaaaatattaaccttatagtcaaacacaatgtatttagcctgtgtagttgagagataggtctgctctgcagcagcaaactgatatgatgctgatttacatgagaatttgtgtaaaatggaggttgaacCATGGACATAAATTACAAATCgcctgtaaagcactttaataAATctatctatcataattaaaacaattggagactgagaacaaactgacaTATGAGTCtgataatattttaattaatcaaCACCATATCggacatcatcatcatatcctgtttctgtgacttcctgtacggactgaaggctgtcGAGAAACTGTccggctgaatccaaatgtccacacTTCACTGCACTTGCAGACTCGTGGCCTTTGCTGGCGTGTTCCAAATCTACAAgtcatccagtccacaaggggcctcaagcTGACTTTCTGAGAGtccgcttggggtgcagacttcagcagacttcactgattaaATAACCCACAATTCACTGCAATAAGTACGTGACATTGTGGGTTTTTCaactgcagaaaaaacaacaacttactAATATGTAAATAGTTATAGATAGTTAGGTCCATTAAAATGCTACTTgattcaaccacatcatgatacagaaatatgtttaAGTCTAGGGTGTAGAAGtactgaaaatgcattttattattgcgACCTATCAGGCTGAGCGGTGAAATAGGCTGAAAAATGTAAGTAATGcccaatttattgagttataaTCCTGTCCTTAtataacatttctgtttttgaacatGTGCAGCCTGTTATAAAGAGATGTActgatacatttttgtttagtcacaaaaaaagtctatacatgggatttatatcttgaTATCTGCAGGGGCAGTTCATCAACTTATATGTCATATATATGAATATGCCAGCAGCGAGTAAAACGGTCtcgagggctgtctatcagctgcttgcagtctctgccctcgcagactttaagtgatgacagtaaatatgCCACACTATGTACAACTGAAGGGCaagggctcagtctgcaggtccagagggtggacatttggattcagccccAGACTTAaccgcctcctgctgcagctgcctgctCTCGTCCACTTTCCAGGTGAGGCATAGTTCATCTCGAAAGAGCCTACTGATGAGTGTAGATGATGTGATCCTCGCAGTTAACTTATCACTCACTCCTGGACACACACCTCGCTCCATTGTTTTACAACATGAACCAAAAAAGCCTGCAAATTTGTGGGTCGCACATGAGTGAGTAGTTGTAAAAAAGTACTCACATTGACTCGTCACAGTCCCTGCTGTAGACACAATGCTTTTTCATAAGGACACAAACAGTTAATGTCCACATTAGCTTGGTGTCATCTGTAGGGCCAGTTTTTAATACATCTTTCTTTTTACAAGTTTCAACAGGCCTTTTGTCTGTGCAAAAGGAATTACTTTggctctcttctctctcttttatcCGTCTTATTGCTGATTCATGGCTCATTTTTGTAATGAATTAAAATATCTCCTCTTTGTCCTCTGCACGCTGAAAGCTAGAATCGCTCTCTAGCTCCCCCGAGGCTGTGAGGAGGAGCTGATCCTTCCTGTGCTCCTCCACCTGGGTTAACTCCACTTCCCTGTCACTATACTTACTTACCCTCTCTGCACCTTCCTCTTTGTTATTTCCGCTGTCATTTTTCACTCTCCATCCTTCTTCTGTGTCTACTCTAACTGTTACTTCTCTGCCGTCACCTCTGGACTTCACCTGCTCTCTGCCCTCGGCCGCCTCACTTGGGCAGCAAGGCAGTGGATCAAGGGGCTTTGGGGTGATCGGTGACTGTAGCTGCTCAACAGGGTTGTGGGCTGCGTCCTTGTCCTCCTCTGTGCTGGAGATGGGAGCAGGGCGCCGAGCACGGGCCGACTTGGTCCTCAAACCCTTCTTGAGCTCATCTTCCCTTAACtgtgagagagggagcagaTGAGTGTGTGGGAAAACAATAAGATAAactgtgagagagtgagaggtggTGTTCaggtacatacacacacacacacacacacacacacacacacacacacacacactctacctTGCGTCTCTCCTCAGCCAGTCTCATCTTCTCCTCAATCTCTTCTTTGCTGGGGAAACTTTGTGCCTTCTTGGCCTTCAGAGACTCCAGTCTGGCAGGAGGTCGTCGCCTGACCCCCTCCCCATCATCTAGCtgatgcacagacacacagacatacagacacacacacacacagcagggggAGACAAAGAACAGACAACAATCTCAATAATACAGGTGAATGCACTCCCACTGAAACTGACTGACCCACCTACCTGTGAAAGATACCTCCTGTATGAATATGCACTTTGTTATTTATATTGAAAAGtactatacaaataaagttattattatattcATTGATTTGTAATAAACTTTCTAATTtagttttaaaatataaatatttcacaGAGTAATTGTATTTGTTATCATGTGCATGCTGACTTGGTACCCACCATGATACTATAGGCCTCTCCAGTCCCGCTGcacctctctctgctctgtctcACTGGTATGATGCCCTggttcagcagctcctccaggatcTCACTGGACTTGGGGCGCTCTTGCACAGTGCTCTCCTGCTGCAGGAAGCCTGGAAGAcagccaaacacaaacactacagGTTGTAGGTTTTCTCTACGGCATGTCACGGTGTGTTGTATTTATCTCACTCACCATTTCGTGTAATTCTGTCTGCATCACTTTCTCTGACAAGCTCAGATGTTAGAGGAGGAAGTTTTCCAGGCACTGTTCCAGGTAACACAGGGTTGTCTCTATTCTCCATCACCACCCCACTGTCTGTGGTGTCCTTTGACACGGCCGAGTCTCCACGACCATAAACCCTACTTCCTGTCTCATCCTGAAAGCACAGAGACACAATGTGAATGCAGAAAAATGGCACATACACCCTGACCTCATTCTGTATGGTAACCAAAGCATGATGTTGTCATGTTGGCGTCTATGTGTTGACACTTTGTCGTGAATACAGTAGCTCAGGAACAATAATGACACATGCACCACAAATTACATCATATCAGAGTCTGAAACCTACTTTACAGTGTAACAGTGTATTCTGTCACCATATATTTGCTAATATGATGTAATTGATATAGATTGAACCGCACaacagcatatatatatatattttttttactggttttaattattttatcttttttatcttttagcGGTCCATTTCTGCTCTCaactattattttattcttactCTAATGGTTTTATCTTTTGtaattttatattgttttaaactaATTTTACTGATTACTTGATGGCCGtatgattgtttttttgctCTGTGAAGCACATTGTGCTTCCACCTGgaatgaaatgtgctatataaataaagttttgcttgcTTGCTATCTGAAGTAGTCAAAATTAGCTCGAGCTGGACTCACTACAGCATTAAAATGATGCTTACATTTCAGTGcatcaataatgataataatgatccAAAAATATAATGTTTCTGGTCTTATAAAACTCTATATCAGCAGCAAAATGAGCTACTTTTGATGCTGTATGTACATTTTGTTTGCAATATTTCTGTTCTTTTACTCATTCATTTTACTTGTTCAGCTCATGGTGCTTTTAGTCATTAAGGTCCTACTCTCTGGAATTATCTTCCACATGATCTACTGTCTGCTACAACAGTGTTctcttttaaaagcaaactaaaaACGGATCGTTTTTCACAAGCTTTCAGAGTCTTTTTATtcgttttttatttgtttatttgtaatagtattattattattgctataatctctccctttttttaagaataatgataatactaGTCCcctcttattttgtttgtttttatcatgtccTGCTTGTTTTCATATATGTAATGCTTtatcatcttattttttgtttgtcaagCACATCTCAAGCACACTGAGTTTACGCTTGTcaaatgaaatgtgctatataaataaaactgacttgacttgactttagGACTCAAGTGGCATTTTGCATGTACATAGACATCTCTGGCTGTGTCCTAATTTGTTCGATCTTCAAAACACTATCAGATATTTTTagaatgaaaattcacccagaTCATTTGACAGCCATCTTTGGCATAGCAGGAGAGGACAGCAAGAATCTTTCAGGGTCTAAACTCAAAGTAACAAAATTTGTCACTTTATTAACACGGAGATTAATCCTTCCTTCCAGGGAAGTGGCACAACATCTCAAACTTGAGAAACTAAGACTCACATTAAATGGCTTTTCTGATAAATTTATGCGGATTTGGAATCCATTTTTGGACTATATAAAAGACTCAGCATGACGTGAGGTAAGTCATATTAATtcattattatgattattatgattaattaattgattttttttctcacatctTGTAGCCAGTCACAATAGGATGGGCTCTGATTAGGCCTTTATCTTCTGCAACTGCCTGTTCCTTTGAAGGTtctatgtgtatgtatgtaacgttatctgtatatgtgtatacTTATACTTATACtaatttttttgcttttgtaatGCTGTATAGCAGTTTATACGTTGttaaaaaccaataaaaaataTGTCACAAAAATTAAGTCTCTAACGGAGACTATGTGGAAGCAGTAGAATTTCAAAGTGGAGTGGGTTTAAGACGATTTGAAGTATTTTAACATTGTGATATCGCTATTTTTAGCCTTTTggtaaagattaaaaaaaatatttttttattatcgGCAAagttttgtaagtgtgtgtattttgataGATATTTAAgttagtaaaaaaaatgtgactCAGTGGTAACACCGGAACTGGCAACCTGGTATTAATTGGTTCTCCAAGGTCACAAAATGAATGGCACACAGATTTAACACCTGTAACGGCTCCTCATTATACTTCAATATGTGCCCTAAAGTGCTACCTGTGGCTGACTGTGATACATTATCGATACTGTTATCGACAACACATCATATTGTATCCCCCTTCACAgttttagctaacgttaaactAACAGAAAGTTAGTTACCTCGTCTCCCTTCGCCTGTTCCGGTGTCAACGGTCGCACCGTAGCAGAGGAGCTGGTACATCCCATAATCaccttaaagcagctgtgtgaaATAAGTCCACAAAAGTCACAAATGTGAGGTTTAAATACACCTtggtgtgtgtttcctgtgcgTAGTGACCCCTGTAGCTTCGCATTCCTTCACACACAGTGTCCGTTGCTAAGGGCCGTTGCTATGGGCCGTTGCTACGATGAATCTGACCCGGTTAAAGAGGTGACACCCAGGAACAAGCTGCGGGTGTCAGAGTCAGGACACTACAAAACACCCTCCTCATACTCATGTTACAGTCCAGTCAGTCTATGGTTTGACCTCTTGGGACATCCAAATAACATTAAAAGTAGACCATCATACACTGAGTGGATCAAGGTAAATTCAGGGCTTTATATCTGGAGCCATTATGTCACAGCATCACACAAAGAAGTGCATATGTCTGCCTCtgaacatgatattttcttacaccgatcagccaaaacattaaaaccactgacaggtgaagtgaataattttgaatattttgttccaatgcattgttctgctgggaaacctttggttctggcattcatgtggataccacctgacatgttccacccactcaaacactgttgcagaccaagtaccccccctcatggcaacagtactccccagtAGCAGTGACCcccccagcagaaaaaaagcagcatgccaCTCTAAttaaactgtttagaaatggcctgtggagcgtgacaaaaagctcaaggtgtcgaactggcttctaaatttcccaggtcccaatctgctcaaggattcttgtgatgtgccagtaccccagatgtacccctaatccaaggtggggcctccttggatcggacttggctctgatctGTCGAGGCatgacacaggatctctgggagtgttctgcagtgtctggcaccagtgcgttggcggcagatccatttagtccagtgggttgtgaggtgggttaatggcacgtgccacagatgctcattcagattgggatctggggaatttggaggccaggttgacactttgaggtctttgtcacattccttgggccattcctgagccatgtttgcagtgtggcatggtgcattatcctgctggggggccactgccattggggagtactgttgccatgggggggggtacttggtctgcaacggtgtttgagtgggtggaacatgtcaggtgggaTGCAAAAGGCATTGTGTTTATTAATCACCTTCAGAAAGGCCTACAATCAATGGATAGTACTAAGCTAACTTGCTGAGGCAGCTGCGAAAAGACGATCAAGACAAAATGGCCAGGAAAACTGACAAAAGGGGGTCCTGTTTCATGAGGACAATGCTCCAGCACTGTGGTTGTAATGGCTACTGTGCATGACTGTGGCTTTGAACTGGTTAATCACTCGGTATGTTCTCCTGATTGGGCACCATCTCACTATTTTCTGTtccccaaaatgaaaaaacacttgGCTGGGAAGCAGTATTGGACTGATGATGAGGTCATGGAAGAAATGTGTAGACCACAGGGGAGAGACTATGTTGAAAAATAAACCACATTTGGTCAAATTTGATCATTGCATCATGGTCAGCCTATGAACT is part of the Epinephelus moara isolate mb chromosome 22, YSFRI_EMoa_1.0, whole genome shotgun sequence genome and harbors:
- the stmnd1 gene encoding stathmin domain-containing protein 1; this encodes MGCTSSSATVRPLTPEQAKGDEDETGSRVYGRGDSAVSKDTTDSGVVMENRDNPVLPGTVPGKLPPLTSELVRESDADRITRNGFLQQESTVQERPKSSEILEELLNQGIIPVRQSRERCSGTGEAYSIMLDDGEGVRRRPPARLESLKAKKAQSFPSKEEIEEKMRLAEERRKLREDELKKGLRTKSARARRPAPISSTEEDKDAAHNPVEQLQSPITPKPLDPLPCCPSEAAEGREQVKSRGDGREVTVRVDTEEGWRVKNDSGNNKEEGAERVSKYSDREVELTQVEEHRKDQLLLTASGELESDSSFQRAEDKEEIF